GTATGGTGTTGGGCCATCTCGGCGTGGCGGTGACGGTAATTGGTATTGCCTTTAGCCAGAACTACAGCGTGGAGCGCGATGTGCGCATGAAGGCCGGGGACAGCGTGGATATCAACCGTTATCACTTTACATTTCGCGATGTTGACCGCTTGCAGGGGCCAAACTATACCGGCGGCGTTGGTCTGATTGACGTCACGCGCAACGGCCATTACGAGGCCACGCTGCGTGCCGAAAAACGTTACTACAGCGCGGCGCGCACCATGATGACGGAGGCGGCGATTGACGGCGGTTTTACCCGCGATCTCTATGCGGCGCTGGGCGAAGAGCTGGACGGTCACTCATGGGCGGTACGCCTCTATTACAAACCTTTCGTGCGCTGGATTTGGTTTGGTGGCGTATTTATGGCGCTGGGCGGCATTTTATGTCTGTTGGACCCGCGCTACCGCACGCGTAAACAGGGAGCGAAGGAGCCGCGATGAGCAAAAAGATCCTTTATATTCCGCTGGTGCTGTTTCTGCTGCTGGCCGCCGCGCTGCTGTGGCAGCTGAATCGTAATGCTAACGGCGACGATCCCACGCGCCTTGAGTCGGCGCTGTTGGGAAAGCCGGTGCCGATATTTAAGCTGGAATCGCTGGATGAGCCGGGTAAAACCTTTGATCAGTCGGTGCTGAAGGACGGCAAGCCGCTGTTGCTGAACGTCTGGGCTACCTGGTGCCCAACCTGCCGTGCGGAACATCAGTATCTTAACTCGCTGGCCGCCCAGGGGGTGCGCGTCGTCGGACTGAACTATAAAGACGATCGTCAGAAAGCCATTCACTGGCTCAACACGCTGGGAAATCCTTATGCTTTAAGCCTGTATGATGGGGATGGCATGCTCGGGCTGGATCTCGGCGTGTACGGCGCGCCGGAAACTTTCCTTATTGACGGGCGTGGCATCATTCGCTATCGCCACGCCGGTGACCTGAATGAGCGGGTGTGGAACCAGGAAGTGAAACCGCTGTGGCGGAAGTACGGTCAGGAGGGCGGGGCATGAGCCGTTACCTGATCCTGCTGTTTGCGCTGTTGTTTAGCACTCTGGCGCGTGCCGACAACATTGATATTTACCCGTTTGACTCCGTTGCCCAGGAGCAGCAGTACCGCCATCTTACCGAATCGCTGCGCTGTCCTAAATGCCAGAACAACAGCATTGCCGACTCGAGCGCGATGATTGCCGGGGATATGCGGCTCAAGGTGTATCAGCTGCTGCGCGCCGGGCAGACGCCAGAGCAGATTACAGGGTATATGGTGGCGCGCTACGGCAATTTTGTTTCCTACCAGCCGCCGCTCACCGCATCAACCCTGATCCTCTGGGTTGGCCCGCTGCTGTTTGTCATTATCGGCGCGATGGTGATTATTTTGCGTAGCCGCCGGCGGCGAACGGCGCCGGTACTGGACCCAGAGCAACAGCAGCGGCTTAATGCTCTGTTGCACAAAGACAGGAAGCAACCATGAGCGGATTTTGGCTAACCATTGCGCTGCTGCTGCTGGCTAGCAGCATGCTGATTGTACTGGCGGCTAACCGTCGCGCCACCGCCACCGCCACCGATCGCGATGCGTTAAACCAGCGCTTTTATCATCAGCGCCTGCGCGAGCTGGAAGACGACGAAGCGCAGGGCGTGGTCGACGGGCGGCCGGAAATGGTGCGCGAGCTGCAACAAACTCTGCTGCTCGACATACCCGAACAGTCCGCCGCGCAACGGCACCCGATCGGCCGCTGGGTATTGTTGCCGGGGATTATTGTCCTGCTGCTGGTGAGTCTTGGCGTCTACTTTAAGGCCGGTGGCCTGCCGCAGCTGATGGTTTGGCAGCAGGTGAAAAATGAACTGCCGGCCCTGCGTGCGCAGGTGATGGACCCCAATGCTCGCCCGCTGACGAAGGAGCAGCTGGCAAGACTGGCACTGGGCGTTCGCAGCCAGCTTCAGCAGTCTCCTGATAATGTTAACGACTGGATGCTGCTTGGCCGCCTCGGCATGGTACTCAACAATGCCACCACCGCCTCGCAGGCTTTCCGACGCGCGCTGCAACTCTCTCCCACCGATGCGGAGGCGCGGCTGAGCTATGCGGAAGTGCTGACCCGCTCAAGCGACCCGCAGGATAACCGCCAGGCGAGCGCCATGCTGAACGAGATGGTCAGCCACGATGAAAGCAATCTTAGGCTGCTGGGACTACTGGCATTCAATGACTTCAGTCTGCAAAATTATGGCGGTGCGATAACGCGCTGGCAAAAAATGTTGCAGCTATTGCCGCCGGAAGATGGGCGGGTTGTCATGATACGGCGCAGTATCGCCGAGGCTAAAAGCGTTTCAGGCGTGGAGAAGAGCCAGCTGGCGTTAACGATCGGATTATCCAATGCGGCAGAAAAAATGTTACAGCCGGGCGGAGTGTTGTATATTTCTATTACTGACGGCCAC
This DNA window, taken from Erwinia tasmaniensis Et1/99, encodes the following:
- a CDS encoding DsbE family thiol:disulfide interchange protein, yielding MSKKILYIPLVLFLLLAAALLWQLNRNANGDDPTRLESALLGKPVPIFKLESLDEPGKTFDQSVLKDGKPLLLNVWATWCPTCRAEHQYLNSLAAQGVRVVGLNYKDDRQKAIHWLNTLGNPYALSLYDGDGMLGLDLGVYGAPETFLIDGRGIIRYRHAGDLNERVWNQEVKPLWRKYGQEGGA
- a CDS encoding cytochrome c-type biogenesis protein — encoded protein: MSRYLILLFALLFSTLARADNIDIYPFDSVAQEQQYRHLTESLRCPKCQNNSIADSSAMIAGDMRLKVYQLLRAGQTPEQITGYMVARYGNFVSYQPPLTASTLILWVGPLLFVIIGAMVIILRSRRRRTAPVLDPEQQQRLNALLHKDRKQP
- the ccmI gene encoding c-type cytochrome biogenesis protein CcmI, which codes for MSGFWLTIALLLLASSMLIVLAANRRATATATDRDALNQRFYHQRLRELEDDEAQGVVDGRPEMVRELQQTLLLDIPEQSAAQRHPIGRWVLLPGIIVLLLVSLGVYFKAGGLPQLMVWQQVKNELPALRAQVMDPNARPLTKEQLARLALGVRSQLQQSPDNVNDWMLLGRLGMVLNNATTASQAFRRALQLSPTDAEARLSYAEVLTRSSDPQDNRQASAMLNEMVSHDESNLRLLGLLAFNDFSLQNYGGAITRWQKMLQLLPPEDGRVVMIRRSIAEAKSVSGVEKSQLALTIGLSNAAEKMLQPGGVLYISITDGHSPIPVAVKKVPLSHFPLSLTLDDGNAMMPDRLLSAQRQLQVRVRISRDGSATPQPGDWYGLSAITPFAGQQQLAVDINRQ